The following is a genomic window from Garra rufa chromosome 4, GarRuf1.0, whole genome shotgun sequence.
ggagtcacatcgcaagatggccgcccttccagagcaccctccagtgtCTGCGCCGCCAgggcgccctccagtgactgcgccgccagagcgccctccagtgactgcgccgccagagcgccctccagtgactgcgccgccagagcgccctccagtgaccgctcgctcagagcctgctcttccagagtctccgctggagacgcccagccctcctgaatctccgctggggtcgtccagttctccagagcccgctcctcaagagcgtcgtccagagcccgctcctcaagagcgtcgtccagagcccgcttcacaagagcgtcgtccagagcccgcttcacaagagctccgctccactccgctggttcagccctgccttccagacactccgctggttcagccctgccttccagagactccgctggttccgcccagccttccagagactccgctggttccgcccagccttccagacactccgctggttcagccctgccttccagagactccgctggttccgcccagtcttccagagactctgctggttccgccaagccttccagagactccgctggttcatccctgccttccagacactccgctgattcagccctgccttccagagaccccgctggttccgcccagccttccagagactccgctggttcagccctgccttccagagactccgctggttccgcccagccgtccagacactccgctgattcagccctgccttccagagaccccgctggttccgcccagccttccagagactccgctggttcagccctgccttccagacaatccgctggttcagccctgccttccagaacctccgctggttcagcccagccttccagagcctccgctggttccgcccagctttccagagactccgctggttacatccagtcgtcctgagattcctgtctgcccggttctggtcacggagctcatgcatggactattcccacccaccctccctactgctccagtcctgccacctctgtctcctgacagtccctctgctcacccacatcccaccttcggtgcagaggactggccgtgggactgccagtctccatcggtgttcagactgaaggatccctcaccatcacctccagtctcagagtcctggactccacctcggtcctccgaccctgcggctccaccccggctctgtgctccctcgtctccgttgtcggccgtcggcccaacagctcctccgggctccatcgtctctccggctccgccccggtcagtcgtcaccccaccttcgcctctggactctactcctccggctgcgcctcgtcactccgtcctgccggctctgtggacctcctccctcccgtgggcacagcttcgatcctctgtcactccggctccgctgcgtacctccggacctccatctccgccggggtcgccagagccttgggttccgccttggccctccggatcctctgtgtcgcccaggaccatcgactctccggttccgcctcgggctccaccggctccacctccgtcggtcggccccatgcaggagccaacccttcctcctccatggcttctccctccgtcggctccgcctcatttcgtggttccagtacccctacatggacctggccctccatccctccccctgttccgcctccgctccaccaccctcaagattgtaaaggtggttagagcgtctggaagccgctccttgtggaggggctatgtaacgtatctggtcttccctgtcatcatgaactcttgcaccacacttcatggactacaatccccataagccactgcaccaatcactgcacacatctgttcctcgtttcccactgaactgattgctgcatacacctgtttatcatttacccacatgcatttaagccactcacacacacagccaccttgcgaagtctaattgttcccatggtcagtattctaagcgtgtttctctgtattggattacctgtgtatgactctggactgtgtaccccgttattgattcctgctgcctgccattgttggattatctgtgtatgactctggattgtgtaccccgttattgattcctgctgcctaccattgcgaccactgcttgagtattgaactgtttcccggattacctacgttgttcctgttttctggcgtttactcctgcctgttgactattctaataaagccttgcaaatggatccgcacgtctctgactcctccttgtgacagtagGCCTTATTCATAATgatttaggctttaaaagcgtGTGAGCAGATGGcaagtcaggatcgtcaacttcatctttgcgacactcAGAGACACTcagactcagaaaatactagtttattaataaataatttgaatatctacTTTTTCTccgccacattcatggtaattactttagctggggctttgcggccagtaTAATCTTACTGCGTGCATCTGAACGCTGAACTCTTTATGCTTGTTAGAGTGTTTTTCTTcaaatatttgtcttttctctttattatgacaggtgaattgttgtaaattgttaagcactgtgttttcatagcattcagaatgtggaatagtgtgattaaaaaTCGATTCATCGAAAAATTAAtcggccaactaatcgattattaaaataattgttagttgcagccctaatagaGAGAAACACTCGTCTATGCGGCATGCCATTCAGTctatgccattgtaaagcttgggagtgccaggattattttttgatataactctgattgcattcgtctgaaataaGGAAGATAAAAAtgaggaagtcatatacacctaggatgcatgtaGGGTGAGAAAATAATACCCTACAGCCTAGGACCCGTATGTACTGATGCGCTCACCTGTTGACAAttccgaacgccttcctacagtCGCTTAATAAAAgtgggctttccacacaaaaaagtgcatcattagtatgagaaaaaaaattgatttgaACTGTTTCGgtctgggatcgggctcggacatagaTATGTTAATGGTTGTCGGACgtgggccgggctcggacagaaaaatgcggcccgatccgcactctagtgCAGATAGTTAATAGCGCCCCCAATGAACAGTCAGCAAATTTAACCTACATCAGCCAGCTTGAATGTCTCAGTAAGTCTGTTCTGTCATTTCACGAGCGCCTACCATTTTCATCCTCCCCTATTAATTCAATAAATTAGCCATTGTTTTGGTTGTGGCTTGGAAAAAATCTGGGCTGAGGCCAATCTTTATTGCAGACCCCTGCcctacagtattgttggtcctatcatcagcctgtgagaccgccgatacatgatattatcattattgtgttaCTGTATTTGATTATTTGCATgtctgaaaccagctccagcataaggctagtgaagctgtctacactgtatgaagaataaatctcttaccataCACTGCAACCGATGATCATCACTTCTGACTTATCACTTGTGTTACATCAACCGTGGCTCAGCCTGTGCTTGGACCCTCTGTATCACACGTCAACGGCGAGGCTCCAACACGGCTACTGGAGCAGTTTCCGGACACTTTAGACAAAGCTCACATTTAtgtgaagcatcccagaagcggctgtcaaCGCGAAAGGGGAATCGCTAGTtttgaatttctgtaggcgggaaaccgcgttgtgacatcatagcttctggaaaacaaatgctgtagtccaaagaagccgttcgttgtagttcttgaaaagagatttttttaaagaagtgaaaaagcataaaagGACCCCCTTAAAAAAGGGGTTTCAAACtccagtcctggagggccacaatcctgcaaagtttagatgtctaattaaacacacctgatccaagtCCTTCAGGCTTAATTGAAAACTGCATAGTATGTGTGTTGGAGCAACACTGCAGTGCTGCGggcctccaggaactgagtttaaCACCCCTGCTTTAAAACCTGTTTTCAAAAGCTTGTTTTTTCAGGCCTCCAAAATCAGGTTGTCGTGTAAATGAACAGCCAAAACTCAGAGACAAGGATAGCCGAAGTCTGGAGCTATGTGCGTGCCAAAAAGTAAATGGGTTCAACAGAAACTACTCCTAACCACCCACACTCTGACAGACAGCTTTGTCCACCAATCATGAAGACATTTCTCTTCTCCCCAACCCTCTGTATGCCTGAACCTTTCATCATGTGCATTGCTCCTGAACTGCAGTTATTCCTACTTGGAGAACTCTTGAAAAATTTAGTTATTAGTGAAAAATGTGTCCTATAAACATTCCCTTAATATATTGATATCTCTTGTCTTGTGCCATTAAGCTGCTGTTTTAAacttgtatttgtttgtttttcacctTAGACCTAATGGCGCTGAAAGAGGAGGAAGTACTTGATGAAATTAAAGAGGAAGATCAATATGAGAATCTTCAGAGTATCAGCGAACAAGAAAACCTTAAAGTTCACAGAAGAATTCAGACTGGAAAAAAGCCattcacctgtcaacagtgtcGTAAAAGTTTCACTAGTGAAATAggtcttaaaatccacatgagaattcacccTGGAAAAAAAACGTTCACCTGTcgacagtgtggaaaaagtttcactagaAGAGGTCTTAAagaacacatgagaattcacacagaatTGTGTCCCTTTACCTGCCAACGATGTGGAAAAAGATTCATTCGTAAAAGAGATTTTGTAAGCCacatgagcattcacactggaaaaaagcctttcacctgccaacagtgtggaaaaagtttcactcgtaaaacAAGTCTTAAagagcacatgagaattcacacaataGAGTGTCCCtttacctgccaacaatgtggaaaaataTTCACTCGTATAATAGATTTTGTAAGCCACATGAGCATTCACACAGGAAAAaaaccttttacctgccaacagtgtggaaaaaaatTCACTCGTGAAAGAGGTCTTAAagagcacatgagaattcacacaggagagtgtccctttacctgccaacagtgtggaaaaagttacaCTCGTGAAAGGAATTTTGTAAGCCACATGAGTATACACTCTGgaaaaaagcctttcacctgccaacagtgtggaaaaagtttcagtcgTAAAGCTGCTCTTGACTGGCATGtgggaattcacactggagagaagcctttttcCTGCCAACTGTGTAGAAAAAGCTTCACTTGTAAAGTATatcttaacaggcacatgatGACTCACACTGAAAAGAGCCCATAAAATTGCCCTCATTGTGGTAAAAGTTTCAGAAAAAcatggaaaccttaaagtccattTGAAAATTCACACTAGGGCCATGAACGATCCAGTCTGAAGGCTTTTCCATTGATTTGCTGTAGTAACAATTACTGCACCCTGGTATTTTAGCCTAAATATGAAATGTGTATggaattgtattatattaatgtAGGCATTTATTTCTGCAATAAAGGGGACCTTTCACTATTTGTTAATACCCCAATCGATTTCAGACACTCAGAAGCAAACTGAACCGAGACCAAACCAAGAGGTGGTCTTTCGGCTAAAAGTAATGTACTGCcatatattattgtaattcatttttttgtatacagatttaattaaattttataatttttatatagaaTTAATTGTAAAGTTACTACTGATATTCAATTCAAACAGACACAATTATTCCAAAATAtcacattctttatttaaacattgcatatataacactgaaacacagaaaaaaatattccaaTGCTGGAACACTGCATCTTCACTCTTTCTCCCATCAAATGGCATTACAGGTGCTGCTCCAAAACGTAGGACACCTTTGCTCACCACTTTGTCCACTTTGTTACACAGAGAAATTTGTTccctgaaagaaaaaaacaaaaaggaaattacacatttgtaaaagacaaacccccatatggaatacacaaacctctcaaaatcatagtgaagTTATCTTACCATGAATTATTAGTCCCAGCGTGGCTGACCTGCTCTTGTCCTCTGTGATGCTTCATTTGAGTttcctttaaacacacacacaaaatgcagtaaatattaaattcaattaaaaaaaaaggcagCTGGTCATAAAACTTTTGTTTAACCTAGTTAACATACGATTTTGTATTCTCAACTATAGGCTACTGCTGAACATTAAATAACACCTGAACAAAATTTCACATTAGCTAACTTACTGTTAATATAAGATTATGCTTTGCGcggtaaaataattttatttggtaATTTAATAAGCTGACAGCGTCGTTTGTTAATTGAAAGTAGCCTACAGCGCAGTTTACCGTGGTAAAGTTTATGTACCATAATGTTGACGAGTAAATGTTACAAGGTTAAACTGTTGGGCAAAAATCTGACAAACCACACACTAACAGAcatacaaataacaaaaatatatatattttaccttgCTTGCTTGTAAGGTGCGTCAATACACAGCGCAGATGCTCTCCGGAACTCTCCCCCTCTCGGGTTCCATCCCCGGGGGAAACCCCCGTCGCTGCCTCGCTGGTTCCGTGTCCTCAGACTCGAGCGGCGCAACGCGACAAAAGACAGTATAGAAACTATTATAATCCGTGAAACTATCCACAATAGATGCAGGACAGTAAACTGGTGGCCCAGTATATTTCTGAAGTTCAGCAGTACTCTAAATACGCTGTTCCACTCGCACTGTTTCTGAAACGAAGGATAAACTCCTGTGGCGCAAAATCCTGTCAGTCAAAATGTAAAAGAAATGAGGAAAAGAATTATCTCAATGGAGTGGCGCCAAAGAGGTCATTACCACAAATTACGTAGTATAcctaaatttttaaaaatacagttagtctctgtatgtggtgtttgACGTCACAGAAAATTAATAACAGggaattacagttatttactttaaagggaatttgctgttttatactgggtgatatacagtaaaaaactgtagaaattacagaaatgtctaacagtgtagGCTAAGTGTAATATGACCATCAGGGGcagttatctaaatcagagaaaaatataggagcGGGTGGAAAATTTATTTGAAGCCATCAAGTGACAGCgtggaggagaaagagagagatggcgAGTCACGCACCAAGTGACCTGGCacgcgtttcccaaaagcatcgttagccaactatggtggcaagttccgtcgttaccaacatagttcaaataTTCGGTGTTTCACGACACCAGTTCAAaccaacattcgcaaacagcgtcacaatctatttcttccatttaaactaaatataaatgctatgtatttttgtgcgtcctctataagcaccgtTTAGGAGTAGTGCATGTGCATtttgcctgagggaaccccggtgtatgacgtaagagggaacccgtgatgaatcaaacatcaaataaagcttaatgacaggggggaaagaaatgagtcattaggtgccatattcaaaatagctgcatttttgagatccctaatcagttaaatagccgaCGTTAACTCTCgtgagctagttcgtttccacaacaatgcatcgtactatggagttTAACAAGCGAGTTATGTCGTTCTaagggaaacgcaccccaggatgtttttgttaattttattctGTTTGACTGTTGTATTTGCCCTTTTTTTTACTGCTATTTGTTGTTAATAAAAGTTGTCAACATTGTTGTTTGGTATTCAGTTTCTTAATGGTATAGGCACaagccaacagtttggtgacgctgtctgagccttacgtcattttttttattttttattcactgTAATACCTTATACCAGGGGTAAAATAGGTAGGAGGTTTGACAAAAATTTGGATACCGCCCAAGCCTAATcacaatagtcaaaagagtgatagatcaaatttgccacCAGACCACCTTTCTAACAGTTtaacagcagcattaactagttttatgtgaatttaatggtaagGTGTATAAAAAGAAAGTATAGtgttttaaatttacatttaaaaatagagAAATAGACTTACGATGCTAATAACTTTAGAAATGCATCCCCATATGGGTACAAAATTATATtctatatataacatttcttttatgtatttgtgattctagagagcatgtGATCTAGAAATCAGGCGCTTTACTCACACAAAATAACGTTCATTATCagataaaatattacaatgttacacgcaataattatattattatgattattcttGGTGAAATACATATTGAAATAAAGAGCGTTATGTTATATGGTGTGTGACGAGTCGGCTGACtccccccctaattatcatcaccaccccggcccttattcgccgcccttctccaggctcccgacgggagtgggtgtgtttGGGGGAGGAGGGGCGCGGAATCATCCCGGGCTGGCGGCATGTGATGAggagcacctgaatggaatgaagcctcatcaccgccgctgtttaaatgccgagcgcgcctctcctcaggagaccggtctctcccccgtgcatgcacgctggtgtcctcgcgggtccaggaaggggtgaagagggaaccaGCGCCGCCAGAAGGACGAGCTGCCGGAGACCGCACCCGTgacggccgacgggccaggatgccgggccgtagatTCCCCGTTGGAACTGCCTGAAAGCTCGGAAGGGACGAAGCCgcaggagatgccgccgcccctaggACCCCGGTCCCAAGCAGGGAGcgtgtgcggccgccggactccgcccctttcctggacccttccctactgAACACTACCTATCCTTCACGGAACCCCTACACatgaggacaccagatcccctttttatttggacacttttctttcattttacgGATTCTGCCTTCGTTTCTCTGGGTTTTTTCAGGTTACTGTTAAGACAagccattatttttttaattaagaaaagTAAGATTCTGATTTACAGGAGATGCCACAATAAATTTATATAGCATTACAGtcaacataaatatattttattatatgaacatatttttttaaatacatatagtcattaatttgattaattctcATTTACCTAATAAATGTACAACATTGTCTCGTGAAGACAAATACCCCCATTAAGCAAGTAACTTTAACAGAGGCAGTGTAGGTTTTGTATTGTGCAAAAACATGAGGGAAGGCAGAACAAAGAGAGAAATTATATGAAAGAATCTATAAGTGAATAAATTCTCTGAATACATAAAGGGAAACAGACTGTTTTCATATCATTTTCAGTGGCATTTGCTTTTGTCTTCCCTCCATGTTAAGCCTAATAAAGTAGTGTTTGTAAGTGCAGTGGTGGATGAAATATGCACATttagtacttgagtaaaagtcagtAAAATATAATCctaatgaaaatataataatattatcttAAAGTAAAAAGTACTACTTAggttaaaatgacaaaataacatttcattatttattttcatgttaagtaattttatattatatgaattatatattttatataatctgTATGCAAATTGCCAGGGGGAGTTGGGCTTgtcataaaaaaatctaaatattaaatacattaaaatatgatTACCGATATGTATTGTGTGTAaataagtgtaaaaaaaacatgaaatttaaaaataagaaaaaaaagtgtcttcacaaacaatatacagtacaaaaAAGACCTCGCACAGGGCacattgtataaaataaagaAGAATGCTGTGCAAACATAACTGTGAAAATACATTGTTATGCATACAATAGTCAGCAGTGTGTgaacgggacttttattttgctctggtgaagtgaAGTCATCAAGTTGCGCTGTGCTctgcatctgttgtgattcaccagaagaaaggtttgtggttttaagtgtttaaatcaatgcaaactgtTCTGTTGATTTAAACGGTTTTACAAGctgtgtaaaataaattaatcattATTAAATACAACGCTTTAATACTTTGTCTAACGTTATCgtgtgagtaaagcgcatccacatGTGAGTAACAGAAAAagtgcgtctcatttcgctccCTTTATCGTCAATCAGTTCATCGTTTAAGTGCTGGAATGAAGTGATGACAATCCGAGTCATTGAACCGAGTCATtcgtaaatgattcagtgattcaaagCGAATCAGCGCTCGCTCACCACAAACTGCGATacaatgaaaacaacaacaaacacaaacacaaccgctgttgttttcatgaaagtgtaatatattagatatgataatCGAATACCAAATATAGATCAAAAATAGTCTACCCAAATATGAAGCTTCtgtgtaatttatatatatatatatatatatatatatatatattatacgtTATATATAAGTATATTAACTCTGattgtcttactagtgcactgaccactgaactaggagctgattgagacacacacagagattaagtttgcattgatttttctttctattaattattctcatatcaaacaggacaaagtgttcaaacacacagaaaaactcctggagaatcaacagagacccatgtgacacactattataaataaaaactattataaattataaagatggtgtttattaaagtggagagtgaagacatgaagattgaagaaacattcagagtcaaacatgaagatactgaggaacaaacaaagatggtgtttattaaagaggagaatgaagacatgaagattgatgaaacattcagagtcaaacatgaagatactgaggaacaaacaggttggtttttattctcaaagctgaaatgaatTATATTATGAATGTCACAGGAGTGAAGAAATGTAGAGACATttaacagaagtgttgagatcacatgacaaatactaataCTACCTTCAAGGGCAGCTGAGAATATcctatatatgaataaataaatgtagaaattaataaatgaacagaaataaatgcagatgtgcataaattaatgaataaataattctgtcaaaagtgtaatttttaattgtaaaatttgTGTTATactacatttatgtatttatacatttatttactcattaatttatttttgtatttacacATTTATACTTTAGTAATTTTTCTTCCTCCTTACTTTTGCAATAggcatttgttattattttatgacATCATGCATTTAGGTTGTAACAttaatatggaattagcctaaactacatatataattttttcccCGTAACATGAAATCCAATATCTACTTCtaatatttaaaactataaatttctagctaattatgcaaaagtatctaagagaatcatttatttttggctactgcatgTTGTCTACAAACAGTACAAAATAGGagaaaacagtgctgtaaatataaagcatgTCTGACAATAGATCGTAATTGTGTAAGTTGTACACCTCTATAtcttgtgtatgtatatataaataaataaatatatattagtggtgggcatagatattttttttaatatagattaatatcactctaatcttggaattaatctagattaatctagattaaaatggataatttgaattctgccgaaggcattcagaatatgtgtgctacccaaataatgactaaaagtaagtctttgagatcgggtttctcaagccaggtggcacattagaccaggggctcatttcctgtttccaaactgcatcacaaactgctagatagagctgttctatgataatttgttgatgaaaataaattatgttcaataagatgtacttgtgtttactaactaactaacaatgaaattattttttctacctattagattgtgtttttttaatgtctacacctacccaaccctaaacttagcccttactgtaataaaaaaacagtattattgttgtacagtgtgataaaaatatacatctacgtatatatatctatggtaacCAGTGTTTCCCCTTGGTGTGAAGGGGGGGtgtacatgttacaccgtacttttagggtgctttcacatctgtggttcggttcatttggtccggaccaagggcaacaaatgatacattgtaaCATTTTTCTGCCtttttgggtccttttcacaccacactgattgctctggtccgaaccagttgaaacgaaccaaaatgcagtcatgtgacaacatcca
Proteins encoded in this region:
- the LOC141334067 gene encoding uncharacterized protein, producing MAFIKEESEDLKIEETFRVKQEDTEEQTDLMALKEEEVLDEIKEEDQYENLQSISEQENLKVHRRIQTGKKPFTCQQCRKSFTSEIGLKIHMRIHPGKKTFTCRQCGKSFTRRGLKEHMRIHTELCPFTCQRCGKRFIRKRDFVSHMSIHTGKKPFTCQQCGKSFTRKTSLKEHMRIHTIECPFTCQQCGKIFTRIIDFVSHMSIHTGKKPFTCQQCGKKFTRERGLKEHMRIHTGECPFTCQQCGKSYTRERNFVSHMSIHSGKKPFTCQQCGKSFSRKAALDWHVGIHTGEKPFSCQLCRKSFTCKVYLNRHMMTHTEKSP